Proteins co-encoded in one Bacillus sp. FSL H8-0547 genomic window:
- a CDS encoding AAA family ATPase, with product MFLKSIKLLKENIPSFKTYPFSIPAIARMDELRLTSPVTFFVGENGSGKSTLMEAVAYQCGFNTAGGSHHLYKPRSSQSDLGDYIRLGWMPKVKNGFFLRAESFFQFASHLEELSEDPLSGDVFGAYGGKSLHEQSHGESFLSLFLNRFGSKAIYLLDEPEAALSPSRQLTLLRILHDLTKSGDTQFIIATHSPILLGFPGADILSFDDEQITKRTYEDTDHYQITKYFLENRERFLEELFKEE from the coding sequence ATGTTCTTAAAATCAATCAAACTGCTGAAAGAGAATATCCCCTCTTTTAAAACATATCCCTTTTCCATTCCGGCCATTGCCCGTATGGATGAGCTGAGGCTGACAAGCCCTGTTACTTTTTTCGTCGGTGAAAACGGCTCGGGAAAATCGACTTTGATGGAGGCCGTTGCCTATCAGTGCGGCTTTAACACTGCAGGCGGAAGCCACCATCTCTACAAGCCGAGGAGCTCGCAGTCAGACCTTGGCGATTATATCCGGCTCGGCTGGATGCCCAAAGTGAAAAATGGTTTCTTTCTCAGAGCAGAATCTTTTTTCCAGTTTGCCTCCCATCTTGAAGAGCTCAGTGAAGATCCTCTATCAGGAGATGTCTTCGGTGCATACGGAGGAAAATCGCTTCACGAACAGTCTCACGGTGAGTCGTTCTTGTCCCTGTTCCTGAACCGCTTCGGCAGCAAAGCCATTTATTTGCTTGATGAGCCGGAGGCAGCGCTGTCCCCGTCACGGCAGCTGACCCTCCTCCGCATCCTTCACGACTTGACGAAAAGCGGAGACACTCAGTTCATTATTGCCACTCATTCCCCCATCCTGCTTGGCTTTCCGGGCGCTGACATTCTAAGCTTTGACGATGAACAAATTACAAAAAGGACGTACGAAGATACGGATCACTATCAAATAACGAAATACTTTCTCGAAAACCGGGAGCGGTTTTTGGAGGAGCTTTTTAAAGAGGAATAA
- a CDS encoding DUF4395 domain-containing protein, protein MKTIPKPLVLVNQWVIVLSAAAFWISGMGAFLLVPLTAGIMGLLVKVNPIMKAAATFLKKEPSAYIQEDFDQQQFNQAIAVVCLSLGYAGYALDWTVLAYAATIMVAIAAFTAILGFCIGCFIRFQWQQFKYRRLSKQSN, encoded by the coding sequence GTGAAAACCATTCCAAAACCTCTAGTGTTAGTCAATCAATGGGTGATCGTTCTATCCGCTGCAGCGTTCTGGATCAGCGGCATGGGCGCTTTTTTACTGGTGCCTCTTACGGCCGGAATTATGGGACTGCTAGTAAAGGTAAACCCGATTATGAAAGCAGCCGCGACGTTTTTGAAGAAAGAGCCTTCAGCTTACATACAGGAGGATTTTGATCAGCAGCAGTTTAATCAGGCAATTGCTGTAGTCTGCCTGAGCCTTGGATATGCTGGATACGCGCTTGACTGGACGGTCCTTGCCTATGCGGCGACTATTATGGTTGCCATTGCTGCATTTACCGCGATTCTCGGTTTTTGCATCGGCTGCTTTATCCGTTTTCAGTGGCAGCAGTTTAAATACCGCAGACTTTCTAAGCAGTCCAACTGA
- a CDS encoding methionine ABC transporter ATP-binding protein produces the protein MIEFKGVTKVYESGGNEVKALDGIDLEVKKGEICGVIGFSGAGKSTLIRTVNLLERPTAGQIIVDGLDLTALSKKDVRGVKRKIGMVFQHFNLLNSKTVYANVAMPLLLSKASPKVIKERVAELLSFVGLEDKANQYPDQLSGGQKQRVGIARALATQPSILLCDEATSALDPQTTASILKLLKKINEEYNITILMITHEMSVIREVCDTVAVIEGGKIIESGSVFEVFSNPKTKTASNFVSSVLNDSIPESVLKLVQEENSQAQIFKINFVGKSSGQPLLSQIAKRFDLHINVLFGNITELQGIPFGHLIVELQGTESEIKRALLVMNQENVSVKEVNAHAS, from the coding sequence ATGATTGAATTTAAAGGCGTCACAAAGGTATACGAAAGCGGCGGCAATGAAGTGAAAGCCCTTGACGGCATTGATCTAGAGGTGAAAAAAGGGGAAATTTGCGGAGTTATCGGATTCAGCGGAGCGGGCAAAAGCACGCTGATCCGCACGGTAAACCTGCTCGAGCGTCCAACAGCAGGACAGATCATTGTTGATGGACTTGACTTGACGGCTCTCTCCAAAAAGGATGTGCGAGGAGTCAAACGGAAAATTGGCATGGTGTTTCAGCATTTCAATCTGCTGAATTCAAAAACGGTCTATGCAAATGTGGCGATGCCGCTGCTTCTCTCAAAGGCCTCGCCGAAAGTCATTAAGGAGCGGGTTGCTGAGCTGCTCTCGTTTGTAGGACTTGAGGACAAAGCGAATCAGTACCCTGATCAGTTATCAGGCGGCCAGAAACAGCGTGTCGGAATTGCAAGAGCACTTGCTACCCAGCCATCCATTCTATTGTGCGATGAAGCTACCTCAGCGCTTGATCCTCAGACAACAGCTTCGATTCTGAAGCTTTTGAAAAAAATCAACGAGGAATACAACATTACGATTCTCATGATCACGCATGAAATGTCAGTTATCAGAGAGGTTTGCGATACAGTGGCCGTGATTGAAGGCGGGAAAATCATCGAATCAGGCTCTGTGTTTGAGGTTTTCTCAAATCCGAAAACAAAGACCGCTTCAAACTTTGTCAGCTCTGTTCTGAATGATTCTATTCCCGAATCGGTCCTGAAGCTTGTTCAGGAGGAAAACAGCCAGGCACAGATTTTCAAAATCAACTTTGTCGGCAAATCCTCAGGCCAGCCGCTCCTTTCGCAGATTGCGAAACGATTTGACCTCCATATCAACGTGCTGTTCGGAAACATTACGGAGCTTCAGGGAATTCCGTTTGGACACTTAATCGTTGAACTTCAGGGGACAGAAAGTGAAATAAAAAGAGCGCTTCTGGTGATGAACCAGGAGAACGTATCAGTGAAAGAGGTGAATGCACATGCTAGTTGA
- a CDS encoding MetQ/NlpA family ABC transporter substrate-binding protein — protein MKKWIILTLIAALAAFAAGCGNKTASGKEEVDVKIGVSGSDNRIWDFVAKKAEKEGINIEIVRFSDYVQPNLALSEGELDANAFQTISYFNAFKKEHNLDLTPIGTTVIAPLGLYSDKYKSVEDIPEGGKIAVPNEATNMGRAFLLLQSAGLIELPEDFDGNGSLDKIVKNPKNLEIVPVVAGQTPRVLPDVAGSIINNGIAVDAGFNPIKDSIFHEDDTATPYINIIAARTEDKDRKELKRIVELYQEEDTADFIKKEYDGATIPTFVPLSEIGE, from the coding sequence ATGAAAAAATGGATCATTTTAACGCTCATTGCAGCACTTGCTGCTTTTGCTGCAGGATGCGGAAATAAAACAGCAAGCGGAAAAGAAGAGGTGGATGTAAAAATCGGTGTCAGCGGATCTGATAACCGCATATGGGATTTTGTTGCCAAGAAGGCAGAAAAAGAAGGCATTAACATTGAGATTGTCAGATTTTCAGATTATGTGCAGCCGAACCTGGCACTTTCAGAAGGCGAGCTAGATGCCAACGCGTTTCAAACGATTTCTTACTTTAATGCCTTCAAAAAAGAACATAATCTTGACCTGACTCCAATCGGAACAACGGTCATCGCGCCTCTAGGCCTCTACTCGGATAAATACAAATCTGTTGAAGACATTCCCGAAGGCGGAAAAATTGCTGTTCCGAATGAAGCGACTAACATGGGAAGAGCGTTCCTCCTTCTTCAGTCAGCAGGCTTAATTGAACTTCCTGAAGACTTTGACGGCAACGGATCTCTTGATAAAATCGTCAAAAATCCGAAGAACCTTGAAATCGTGCCTGTCGTCGCAGGCCAGACACCGCGTGTCCTTCCCGACGTAGCGGGATCCATCATCAACAACGGAATTGCCGTTGATGCAGGATTTAACCCGATCAAAGATTCTATTTTCCATGAAGATGATACAGCCACACCATATATCAACATTATCGCAGCACGCACGGAAGATAAAGACCGCAAAGAACTGAAACGCATCGTTGAGCTTTACCAGGAGGAAGACACGGCTGACTTTATCAAAAAAGAATATGACGGAGCCACGATTCCTACATTTGTCCCTCTAAGTGAAATTGGAGAATAA
- a CDS encoding PspC domain-containing protein — translation MKSLYKSTQDKQLSGVLGGLSDKYKIDVSILRIAVALSFFFTGGITLLIYIIAAIVLPADKEIKR, via the coding sequence ATGAAAAGCTTATATAAATCCACGCAAGATAAGCAATTATCAGGTGTACTAGGAGGCTTAAGCGATAAGTATAAAATTGATGTCAGCATTCTTCGAATAGCTGTTGCACTGTCATTCTTTTTTACTGGCGGAATAACATTATTAATTTATATCATAGCTGCAATTGTCTTGCCAGCAGATAAAGAAATTAAGAGATGA
- a CDS encoding methionine ABC transporter permease has translation MLVDSQQIIDALVETLAMTGFSLLFSTLIGLPLGVLLVITRKGHLWENAIIFNILNGIVNLFRSVPFIILMVAIVPLTRLIVGTSIGTAAAVVPLVFYAGPYIARLIENSLLEVDPGVIEAAEAMGATPSQIIFKFIVPEALSSLVLSLTIATVGLVGASAMAGAVGGGGLGDLAITYGYQRFDTVVMIITVAILVVLVQGLQTSGNILSKKIRRR, from the coding sequence ATGCTAGTTGATTCTCAGCAAATAATTGATGCTTTAGTCGAAACACTCGCAATGACCGGTTTTTCCCTGCTTTTCTCCACGTTGATCGGTCTTCCGCTCGGCGTGCTGCTGGTCATTACCCGGAAGGGACATCTATGGGAAAATGCCATTATTTTTAACATCCTGAACGGGATTGTGAATCTCTTCCGGTCAGTGCCGTTCATCATTTTGATGGTGGCGATTGTTCCGCTGACGAGACTGATTGTCGGAACGTCGATCGGAACAGCTGCAGCTGTTGTGCCGCTTGTCTTTTACGCAGGTCCTTATATTGCCAGATTAATAGAGAACTCGCTGCTTGAAGTTGACCCGGGAGTCATTGAAGCGGCAGAAGCAATGGGGGCAACGCCAAGCCAGATTATCTTTAAATTTATTGTTCCGGAAGCATTAAGCTCGCTTGTTTTGAGTCTGACGATTGCGACAGTCGGACTTGTCGGCGCATCTGCGATGGCAGGGGCTGTCGGCGGAGGCGGGCTTGGAGATCTCGCCATTACATACGGCTACCAGCGCTTTGACACGGTTGTCATGATCATAACAGTGGCCATTCTTGTTGTCCTTGTTCAAGGACTGCAGACTTCAGGAAACATTTTATCGAAAAAAATCAGAAGACGATAG
- a CDS encoding Ig-like domain-containing protein: protein MQTITSMTLVGDPSIKVGFDGGAGFPFPTFNNGAAFDDVKDDIALFVKQNNEWVSIDNNPDSGWIYDSNFGNWWEGPGGYWFNPVEETTQVKVASKTNPGIFVEYTLNVTPAVPQPITSMSPAGATALDVSPSGGVGFEFPRFNNGATFKDVKDDIALFVKQDGDWVSIDNNAASGWIYDKNFGNWWEGPGGYWFNPVEETTQVKVASKTNPDVFVEYTLKVTVPVRNSFKITNFDGRSTFEADQNGAIGLPIPKIDGGSAIKSEVDKFVYEVKIDGEWVNILESSLTKFSYSSNGYNRMSSANQWGYWVDYIFGLWFQPIQEDMDFRIGYPLNGEKGGEIGDNYVQYKFIGNPDAYRPDETKLDDIQIGTSENSEIAGWNLTWGDEFNGTELDETKWNYSTGYYLNDDPGTWGWGNNELQHYTDSEDNVFVEDGKLNIKALDDPKTFPQDPNRVAPYSSGKITTQDKFTFKYGRIDFSAKLPAVTGAWPALWMLPNDDVYGGWASSGEIDVMEARGRVPESTSGAIHFGDEWPLNKYLSGDQTFADGGRIDTDYHVYSLIWEEDILSWYVDGKFFYSVTKEQWYSAAARENPRAPFDQDFYIIMNLALGGWFDGGIEPSPDDFPLSMQVDYVRVYDQEVKEEEPVPVTGVKINKTEAVLTAAGQKTTLSAAVEPSNATNKKVTWSSSDETVATVSASGVLTAVKNGTATITATTEDGQKTAACTVTVAIEPQVPADQLFPLKNGSFSQKLTSWSAWSWKNNDAFINEINAEDSKAEITIPKFDASGAGAEKWAVQFKQTGLQLLKDKEYVVSFDASSTIPRDMELVVQNAAYNRVFEKTLSLTQESKKYTYSFKATAEEIVELNFLLGKYADYDQHGITIDHVVLEMKNPASNKIKNPSFKDGNASWEVWSNVGATSSNEGEKKQITIPSLGSDFWSIQFSQLGLSLEKSKSYRLVFDMSSTIGRKIDAILESASYDKYVWETIEVNEEANTYAIEFTHEKNTDPAAKLIFALGKVDGQDALAEHTVTIDNVHLYEIPELPADPADPPAPEKEGYGVGTIKENSVEFYVNDAPWAIIHYIKNGTTQQNIMMNKAGDNYSVYTLNDVKEGDVIKYWFTYGLDAGGQAEYSEQIYTHKFAVPAPTADEVSDQSTEVTGKAEAGSTVTVTIGTEKYSAAADSSGAFKVTIPKQTAGTVLKITAANAAGNVSEELSITVKDKTAPGKPTAGEVSDQSTEVTGKAEAGSTVTVMSGQDKYTAAADSEGSYKVTIPKQKAGTVLKMTAADAAGNVSEELSITVKATADSTIPTANEVSDHSKEVTGKAEAGSVVTVTIGTKKKKYTATANASGNFKVKIPKQKAGTAIYLTATDADGNISGTRTVIVTDKTAPKAPKADKVVSRSTSVTGKSEAHATITIKVGKKVIGSAQADLKGKFNAAIPKQKKGTTLRITAADAAGNVSKAASVKVK, encoded by the coding sequence GTGCAGACTATTACATCCATGACTCTGGTCGGCGATCCTTCTATAAAAGTAGGATTTGACGGCGGTGCGGGATTTCCATTTCCAACATTCAATAATGGGGCAGCGTTCGATGACGTAAAAGATGATATTGCCCTTTTTGTGAAACAGAATAATGAGTGGGTTTCAATCGATAACAATCCGGACAGCGGATGGATTTATGACTCTAATTTCGGAAACTGGTGGGAAGGTCCGGGCGGCTATTGGTTTAATCCGGTAGAAGAAACCACGCAGGTTAAAGTGGCTTCCAAAACGAATCCAGGCATTTTTGTTGAGTACACATTAAACGTTACACCTGCGGTTCCTCAGCCGATCACATCCATGTCCCCGGCTGGTGCTACTGCACTTGATGTATCACCTTCAGGCGGGGTCGGGTTTGAATTTCCGAGATTTAACAACGGGGCTACCTTTAAAGATGTAAAGGATGATATCGCCCTCTTTGTAAAGCAGGATGGTGACTGGGTTTCGATTGATAACAATGCAGCCAGCGGATGGATCTACGATAAGAATTTCGGAAACTGGTGGGAAGGCCCCGGCGGCTATTGGTTTAATCCGGTAGAAGAAACCACGCAGGTGAAAGTGGCATCTAAAACAAATCCTGATGTGTTTGTTGAATACACGCTGAAGGTTACGGTCCCTGTGAGAAACTCCTTCAAGATCACGAATTTTGACGGCAGATCCACTTTTGAAGCGGATCAAAACGGGGCAATTGGCCTGCCTATTCCTAAAATAGACGGCGGCTCCGCTATAAAAAGTGAAGTTGATAAATTTGTTTATGAAGTGAAGATTGATGGCGAGTGGGTCAATATCCTGGAATCCAGTTTAACTAAATTCAGCTATTCTTCTAATGGATACAACCGGATGTCTTCTGCCAATCAGTGGGGCTACTGGGTGGATTACATCTTTGGGCTTTGGTTCCAGCCTATTCAGGAGGACATGGATTTCCGCATTGGCTATCCGCTGAATGGAGAAAAAGGCGGAGAAATCGGAGACAACTATGTTCAGTACAAATTCATCGGAAATCCGGATGCCTATCGCCCGGACGAAACAAAGTTAGATGATATCCAAATCGGCACGTCTGAGAACTCAGAAATTGCAGGTTGGAATTTAACTTGGGGCGATGAATTTAACGGCACTGAACTAGATGAAACCAAATGGAATTATTCCACAGGATACTATCTGAATGATGACCCCGGCACTTGGGGCTGGGGCAACAATGAACTTCAGCATTATACGGACAGTGAGGATAATGTTTTTGTAGAAGACGGGAAATTAAACATAAAGGCGCTCGACGATCCGAAGACATTCCCGCAGGATCCGAACCGTGTAGCCCCCTACTCTTCGGGAAAAATCACGACACAGGATAAATTCACGTTTAAATATGGCAGAATTGATTTCAGCGCAAAGCTTCCTGCCGTTACCGGAGCCTGGCCTGCACTTTGGATGTTGCCGAATGATGATGTATATGGAGGCTGGGCTTCTTCTGGTGAAATAGATGTCATGGAAGCAAGGGGACGTGTTCCCGAATCGACAAGCGGAGCGATCCACTTTGGCGATGAATGGCCATTAAATAAGTATCTTTCCGGTGATCAAACCTTTGCTGACGGAGGAAGAATTGATACAGACTACCATGTTTACAGTTTAATATGGGAGGAAGATATCCTCAGCTGGTATGTGGACGGCAAGTTTTTTTACAGCGTGACAAAGGAACAATGGTATTCAGCAGCGGCTAGGGAGAATCCGCGTGCCCCATTTGATCAGGACTTTTACATCATCATGAACCTTGCATTGGGAGGATGGTTCGACGGAGGAATAGAACCATCACCGGATGATTTCCCTCTTTCCATGCAAGTAGACTATGTTCGCGTGTATGACCAGGAAGTGAAGGAAGAAGAACCAGTTCCTGTTACAGGCGTAAAAATTAATAAAACGGAAGCTGTATTAACAGCTGCAGGGCAAAAAACAACTCTGTCAGCGGCAGTTGAACCGTCAAATGCAACGAATAAGAAAGTAACCTGGTCCTCAAGCGACGAAACTGTGGCTACAGTTAGCGCCAGCGGTGTTTTAACGGCTGTGAAAAATGGAACAGCGACCATTACGGCAACAACCGAAGATGGACAAAAAACAGCAGCATGCACGGTGACTGTCGCAATTGAACCGCAAGTACCGGCAGATCAGCTATTCCCGTTAAAAAACGGTTCGTTCAGCCAGAAGCTGACTTCATGGTCTGCATGGAGCTGGAAAAACAATGATGCTTTTATCAATGAGATAAACGCAGAGGATAGTAAAGCTGAAATCACCATTCCAAAGTTTGATGCCAGTGGTGCGGGAGCTGAAAAATGGGCTGTACAATTCAAGCAAACCGGACTTCAGCTTCTTAAAGACAAGGAGTATGTAGTCTCCTTTGATGCCAGTTCAACAATTCCGCGGGATATGGAATTGGTTGTTCAAAACGCGGCATATAACAGAGTATTTGAGAAAACTCTATCTTTAACACAGGAAAGTAAAAAATATACCTATTCATTCAAAGCAACAGCAGAAGAAATCGTCGAATTAAATTTCTTATTAGGTAAATATGCTGATTATGACCAGCATGGCATTACCATTGATCATGTCGTCCTTGAAATGAAAAATCCTGCTTCAAACAAGATTAAAAACCCTTCATTTAAAGATGGAAATGCTTCATGGGAAGTATGGTCGAATGTTGGAGCAACTTCCAGCAATGAAGGCGAAAAGAAGCAAATAACGATCCCATCACTGGGCAGTGACTTCTGGAGCATTCAATTCAGCCAGCTTGGCCTTTCATTAGAAAAATCAAAGTCCTACCGACTGGTTTTTGATATGTCTTCTACCATTGGAAGAAAAATAGATGCAATTCTTGAAAGCGCCAGCTATGACAAATATGTGTGGGAAACGATTGAAGTAAATGAAGAGGCAAATACCTATGCGATCGAATTTACTCATGAAAAGAATACCGACCCTGCTGCAAAGCTTATTTTCGCATTAGGGAAAGTGGATGGACAAGACGCACTGGCAGAGCATACCGTAACGATTGATAACGTGCATCTTTATGAAATCCCAGAGCTGCCTGCAGATCCGGCTGATCCTCCAGCGCCGGAAAAAGAAGGCTACGGTGTCGGAACCATCAAGGAAAATTCTGTAGAGTTTTATGTGAATGATGCTCCTTGGGCCATTATTCATTACATTAAAAATGGCACTACGCAGCAGAACATCATGATGAATAAAGCCGGTGATAACTACTCCGTTTACACATTGAATGATGTAAAAGAGGGGGATGTCATTAAATACTGGTTTACCTATGGCTTAGATGCCGGAGGACAAGCAGAATACAGCGAGCAGATTTATACGCATAAGTTTGCCGTCCCTGCACCGACAGCGGATGAAGTATCTGATCAATCGACAGAAGTTACAGGAAAAGCGGAAGCCGGTTCGACGGTGACTGTGACGATCGGGACAGAGAAATATTCGGCAGCTGCAGACTCTTCAGGCGCCTTTAAAGTCACGATTCCTAAGCAAACGGCAGGCACCGTGCTGAAGATTACAGCAGCAAATGCGGCTGGAAATGTGAGCGAAGAACTGAGCATTACAGTAAAAGATAAAACAGCTCCTGGCAAACCTACTGCGGGTGAAGTATCAGATCAATCGACAGAAGTGACAGGAAAAGCAGAAGCAGGCTCGACTGTTACCGTTATGAGTGGACAAGATAAATATACAGCAGCCGCGGATTCCGAAGGTTCTTACAAGGTAACCATACCTAAGCAAAAAGCTGGAACCGTTCTGAAAATGACAGCAGCAGATGCAGCTGGAAATGTGAGCGAGGAACTGAGCATTACGGTAAAAGCAACGGCTGATTCAACGATTCCAACAGCGAACGAAGTTTCAGATCACTCTAAGGAAGTAACCGGAAAAGCAGAAGCAGGCTCGGTTGTAACGGTGACAATCGGAACAAAAAAGAAAAAGTATACGGCAACTGCAAATGCTTCAGGCAATTTCAAAGTGAAGATACCTAAACAAAAAGCTGGAACAGCCATTTACCTTACAGCAACGGATGCAGACGGCAACATCAGTGGCACCAGAACGGTCATTGTCACAGATAAAACGGCGCCTAAAGCTCCAAAAGCAGACAAAGTAGTCAGCCGTTCTACATCTGTCACAGGCAAATCAGAGGCTCATGCCACCATCACAATTAAAGTCGGCAAAAAGGTCATCGGAAGCGCCCAGGCAGACCTTAAAGGGAAGTTCAACGCTGCAATTCCCAAACAAAAGAAAGGTACCACCCTCCGCATCACCGCTGCTGATGCAGCAGGAAATGTGAGCAAAGCTGCGAGTGTGAAAGTGAAATAA
- a CDS encoding alpha/beta fold hydrolase, whose protein sequence is MTTKHVPVLAGAESFFHKGNEIGILLCHGFAGTPQSVGELGKLLAAKGYTVYAPRLKGHGTTPLDFEDCCFTDWIQNIEEAYKKLRKVCRRIFVAGQSMGGILAAHLACRHQEIDGLITINAALSVPGYEVFQHEIEPRFIPEGRPDIKADDIEEITYEAVPIKAVHNLLTLINTTKPVLSEVTCPALIFKSEEDHVVPASSSDVLFHAISSPFKQMVSLTNSYHVASMDFDKDIIAEKTAGYIELCCSREYKLSV, encoded by the coding sequence ATGACGACGAAACATGTGCCTGTCCTTGCAGGAGCTGAAAGCTTTTTTCATAAAGGAAATGAGATTGGCATTCTTCTGTGCCACGGATTTGCCGGTACGCCTCAGAGTGTAGGCGAGCTTGGAAAACTTTTGGCCGCAAAGGGCTATACCGTTTATGCCCCGCGCCTGAAAGGCCACGGAACTACTCCCCTCGATTTTGAAGACTGCTGCTTTACAGACTGGATTCAAAATATCGAAGAAGCCTATAAAAAGCTTAGAAAAGTGTGCCGCAGAATCTTTGTCGCCGGACAGTCCATGGGCGGAATATTAGCGGCTCACCTTGCCTGCAGGCACCAGGAAATTGACGGCCTTATCACCATCAATGCAGCACTCAGTGTTCCAGGCTATGAGGTTTTTCAGCACGAAATCGAACCCCGTTTCATTCCAGAAGGAAGACCGGATATCAAAGCGGACGATATTGAAGAAATTACGTATGAAGCCGTTCCGATTAAAGCCGTCCACAACCTGCTGACGCTCATTAATACAACGAAACCCGTGCTTTCTGAAGTAACCTGTCCGGCCCTGATTTTCAAATCAGAAGAAGACCATGTTGTTCCGGCCTCAAGCTCAGATGTTCTTTTCCATGCCATCTCATCTCCTTTTAAACAGATGGTCAGCCTCACGAATTCCTATCATGTGGCCTCAATGGATTTTGACAAAGATATCATTGCAGAAAAAACAGCCGGCTATATTGAACTTTGCTGCTCCAGGGAGTATAAATTGTCTGTCTGA
- a CDS encoding M20 family metallopeptidase, whose protein sequence is MSTAAVTLKEQIIDEIESRKAEYLKISHSIHENPEIGNEEYFASKLLSDLLEAEGFTVERGVAGHETAFLARKKSSVKSGPSVAFLAEYDALPGLGHACGHNIIGTASTAAAIALGRQIDEIGGEVVVLGTPAEEGGPNGSAKGSFVKHGLLEGIDAALMVHPSNATRITGNSLAVDPLDFEFIGKPAHAAAAPHQGINALDAVIQLFNSINALRQHVTDDVKIHGIITHGGDAPNIVPHYAKARFYIRAATRKKCSETTERIKAAAQGAALATGAKLNVIAFQNEVDNLVLNRTFDSVFKQQLESLGETVETSEREGLGSTDAGNISHVVPTIHPYIKIGPDTLVGHTDEFREAAKSEQGDAALLLGAKGLALTALQLLTDPVLLDEIKEEFRQRKELEG, encoded by the coding sequence ATGAGCACAGCAGCTGTTACGCTCAAAGAGCAAATCATTGATGAAATAGAATCAAGAAAGGCAGAGTACCTGAAGATCAGCCATTCGATTCATGAAAATCCTGAAATCGGCAATGAGGAATACTTTGCTTCAAAGCTCCTTTCCGACTTGCTTGAGGCAGAAGGATTTACAGTTGAACGCGGAGTGGCAGGACACGAGACGGCGTTTCTGGCCCGTAAAAAATCGTCAGTAAAAAGCGGCCCATCTGTTGCTTTTCTGGCAGAATACGATGCGCTTCCTGGACTTGGCCATGCATGTGGCCATAACATCATCGGCACCGCAAGCACAGCAGCAGCGATTGCCCTCGGCAGACAGATTGACGAAATTGGCGGAGAAGTAGTCGTTTTGGGAACACCAGCAGAAGAAGGCGGCCCGAACGGCAGTGCGAAGGGAAGCTTTGTCAAGCACGGGCTGCTTGAAGGCATCGATGCTGCCCTAATGGTGCACCCGTCGAACGCTACGAGAATAACGGGGAACTCCCTTGCAGTGGATCCGCTCGATTTTGAATTCATCGGAAAGCCGGCGCATGCTGCAGCTGCTCCTCATCAGGGAATCAATGCCCTGGATGCAGTCATTCAGCTTTTCAACAGCATCAACGCTCTTCGTCAGCATGTAACGGACGATGTGAAAATCCACGGGATCATCACGCACGGCGGCGATGCCCCGAACATTGTCCCGCACTATGCGAAGGCACGGTTCTACATCCGCGCGGCAACGAGAAAAAAATGCTCAGAGACAACAGAACGCATCAAAGCTGCAGCACAGGGAGCAGCCTTGGCGACAGGCGCTAAGCTGAACGTGATTGCTTTTCAAAATGAAGTCGACAACCTGGTGCTAAACCGGACATTTGATTCCGTTTTTAAACAGCAGCTTGAAAGTCTCGGAGAAACAGTGGAAACGTCTGAGCGCGAAGGCCTCGGCTCAACGGACGCCGGCAATATCAGCCACGTTGTTCCGACGATCCATCCGTACATCAAAATTGGACCCGATACCCTCGTCGGCCACACAGACGAATTCAGGGAGGCAGCCAAATCAGAGCAGGGGGACGCAGCGCTTCTGCTCGGTGCAAAAGGCCTTGCCCTGACCGCGCTTCAGCTGCTGACAGACCCTGTGCTTCTGGATGAGATTAAGGAAGAGTTCAGACAGCGGAAGGAATTGGAGGGATAG
- a CDS encoding YciI family protein: protein MIFLCMGYFSPQKMNARPREEIEAVMSECQPVIENFYESGKVLLDAGLESEVKSLRRVNGQVVVADGPFKETEDLIGSVFVFEAESMDEAIKLASLHPTTQISRGEEFGWRIEVRPVHFFKNEK, encoded by the coding sequence ATGATCTTTTTATGTATGGGCTATTTCAGCCCGCAAAAAATGAATGCACGGCCAAGAGAAGAAATTGAGGCGGTTATGAGTGAATGCCAGCCTGTAATCGAGAATTTTTATGAAAGCGGTAAGGTGCTTCTTGATGCAGGTCTTGAATCTGAAGTTAAGAGTCTTCGCCGTGTAAACGGTCAGGTTGTTGTAGCAGATGGTCCATTTAAAGAAACGGAAGATCTGATCGGCAGTGTCTTTGTTTTTGAAGCAGAAAGTATGGATGAAGCAATTAAACTGGCCTCTCTTCATCCAACAACGCAAATCAGCCGAGGAGAAGAATTCGGCTGGCGGATTGAAGTCCGACCTGTTCATTTCTTTAAGAATGAAAAATGA